Proteins from a single region of Papaver somniferum cultivar HN1 unplaced genomic scaffold, ASM357369v1 unplaced-scaffold_11, whole genome shotgun sequence:
- the LOC113328531 gene encoding uncharacterized protein LOC113328531, producing MATPVDTNSKLIATYGPALTDPTLYRSLAGALQYLTFTRPDISYAVQQVCLFMHDPREPHMQTLKRIILYLQGTIDHILFLSVSAISGLTAYSDADWEGCPDSRRSTYGFCVFLGDNLISWSLKRQATFSRSSAEAEYRG from the coding sequence ATGGCTACTCCGGTCGACACCAATTCCAAGCTCATTGCTACCTATGGCCCTGCTCTTACAGATCCCACTTTGTACAGAAGCCTAGCCGGTGCTTTGCAGTACCTCACTTTCACACGGCCAGATATATCCTATGCAGTCCAGCAGGTATGTTTATTCATGCATGATCCTCGAGAACCTCACATGCAGACCCTTAAGAGGATTATTCTCTATCTTCAGGGCACCATTGATCACATATTATTTCTCTCCGTCTCCGCTATCTCTGGCTTAAcagcatactctgatgctgattgggaggGTTGTCCTGACTCACGTCGTTCGACTTATGGCTTCTGTGTCTTTCTTGGAGACAACCTCATCTCCTGGTCATTAAAACGTCAAGCAACGTTTTCTCGATccagtgctgaagcagaataccggGGGTag
- the LOC113328515 gene encoding L-type lectin-domain containing receptor kinase IX.1-like codes for MTMYNTLLLNSHINSSFLFFIITILLILPSTTANPISFKYTSFPNNDRKLLNLQGDSILDDNAIQLTRNATNGSMGCATYSEPVQIWDAKRVADLETHFSFVIDTINATEFGHGDGITFFLMPYNKSENFSDSPGGCLSLMSSDVAQKNSLTSPIVAVEFDTYQDEWDPSPDHVGININSMISVANESFGTNNMKNGATANAFISYNSTTKNLDVTLTYSHSSGTSSASLHHNIDLRSVLPEFINVGFSAASTGTVFNCQKILSWEFKSKIEKRSRDIRTELIVGLIVGLDVFGCLIGFTIFIWWRRKKRLARKSDLDAANSDGAMDDAFEEGAGPKRFLYSELVYATNNFHEAGKLGEGGFGGVYRGFLSGIGLDIAVKRISKGSQQGKREYQSEVRIISQLRHRNLVQLLGWSHERNELLLVYEFMPNQSLDKHLFNGGVNVLTWDVRYKIALGLASALLYLHELWEQCVLHRDIKASNVMLDSEYNAKLDDFGLARLVDHQLGSQTTVLAGTLGYLAPECIYTSKSSKESDVYSFGIVALEIACGRKPVEQNKENLVDWVWDLYANGKIVEAADGRLNMDFDMQQMERLLVLGLWCAHPDPTTRPTIRQVKNLLNYESPLVNLPTKLPSPIYNYVPRLHMCKLAFDSASGHYSVSQTDGSQCRCSNCSNANLSQMSSTKPSSSSESLIHSC; via the coding sequence ATGACTATGTACAATACCTTATTATTAAACTCGCATATTAATTCTTCATTCTTATTCTTCATCATCACGATATTATTGATTCTTCCTAGTACTACTGCAAATCCAATCTCCTTCAAGTATACAAGTTTCCCAAACAATGATAGGAAATTACTAAATCTCCAAGGAGATTCAATTCTAGACGATAACGCAATTCAGCTCACAAGAAATGCAACCAACGGAAGTATGGGCTGTGCAACCTATTCAGAACCAGTACAAATTTGGGATGCTAAAAGGGTGGCAGATTTGGAAACACATTTCTCCTTCGTCATAGATACCATAAATGCCACTGAATTTGGTCATGGTGATGGTATCACGTTTTTCCTAATGCCTTACAACAAGTCTGAAAATTTTTCAGATTCTCCCGGGGGATGTCTTAGCCTAATGAGTTCGGATGTAGCCCAAAAGAACTCATTGACCTCGCCAATCGTTGCAGTGGAGTTCGACACTTATCAAGATGAATGGGATCCCAGTCCAGATCATGTTGGTATCAACATTAATTCAATGATATCTGTGGCTAATGAGTCATTCGGTACAAATAATATGAAGAATGGAGCCACCGCAAATGCATTCATAAGTTATAATTCAACTACCAAAAACTTAGATGTTACTCTAACTTATAGTCATTCTAGTGGAACGAGTTCTGCAAGTTTGCATCATAATATTGATCTAAGAAGTGTTCTACCAGAATTTATCAACGTTGGGTTTTCGGCGGCTAGTACTGGCACGGTGTTCAATTGTCAGAAAATCCTTTCCTGGGAATTCAAGTCCAAAATTGAAAAAAGAAGCAGAGACATCCGTACGGAACTGATTGTGGGTCTTATTGTTGGTTTGGACgtttttggttgtttgattggtTTTACCATATTTATATGGTGGAGAAGAAAGAAGCGCCTAGCAAGGAAGTCAGATCTTGATGCAGCGAATTCTGATGGGGCAATGGACGATGCATTTGAGGAAGGAGCAGGACCAAAGAGGTTCTTATACAGCGAACTTGTTTATGCGACGAATAACTTCCACGAGGCAGGGAAACTTGGAGAGGGAGGATTTGGAGGCGTTTACAGAGGGTTCTTAAGTGGTATAGGCTTGGATATTGCTGTTAAGAGGATCTCAAAAGGATCACaacaaggaaaaagagaatatCAATCAGAAGTAAGGATTATTAGCCAGTTAAGACATCGAAATTTGGTTCAACTCCTAGGTTGGAGCCACGAGCGAAATGAATTACTTCTTGTATATGAATTCATGCCAAACCAGAGCCTTGATAAGCATCTTTTTAATGGTGGGGTAAATGTTCTAACTTGGGATGTCAGGTATAAAATAGCTCTTGGTTTAGCTTCTGCACTGCTATATTTACACGAATTATGGGAACAATGTGTACTTCACAGGGATATTAAAGCAAGTAATGTAATGTTGGATTCAGAATATAATGCTAAACTCGACGATTTCGGTTTAGCACGACTGGTTGATCATCAATTAGGTTCTCAGACGACGGTGTTGGCTGGAACCCTGGGTTACCTAGCACCAGAATGTATATATACGAGTAAATCAAGCAAAGAATCCGATGTTTATAGTTTCGGAATCGTTGCACTGGAGATTGCTTGTGGGAGGAAGCCTGTTGAACAGAACAAGGAAAACTTAGTTGACTGGGTTTGGGATCTCTATGCAAATGGAAAGATTGTTGAAGCAGCGGATGGAAGGCTAAATATGGATTTCGACATGCAACAAATGGAACGTTTGTTGGTTTTAGGATTATGGTGTGCTCATCCTGATCCTACAACTAGGCCAACCATTAGGCAAGTGAAGAATCTTCTTAATTACGAATCCCCGCTGGTGAATCTTCCAACAAAGCTGCCTTCTCCGATATATAATTATGTACCACGACTGCATATGTGCAAACTTGCTTTTGATTCAGCTTCTGGTCATTACTCGGTTTCACAGACAGATGGTAGTCAATGTAGATGCAGTAATTGTTCCAACGCTAATTTGTCTCAGATGTCCTCGACGAAGCCTTCTTCCTCATCAGAATCTCTCATACATTCTTGTTAA
- the LOC113328532 gene encoding uncharacterized protein LOC113328532: MVVRVVQHIKAYSQYLLQWEENDAVLCKYFPASLTGEALQWFEGLPVGTIRSLRHLQNVFLGQYIRKNMSRLGIETAFGLRRRVNESSRHLTTRWRTMCSEMARRVDERYLILAFINALFPTDLLYTQIFRIKDTIIMSELREFQEEYIAVTCTLQGSQGKKITEIEQKLVAMGSAYQEELEREYKERQSHIRGRNNKIQRMDNPPEGY; the protein is encoded by the coding sequence ATGGTTGTACGTGTGGTACAACACATAAAAGCCTATAGCCAATATCTATTGCAATGGGAAGAAAATGATGCGGTGCTGTGTAAATATTTTCCTGcgagcttaacaggagaagcctTGCAGTGGTTTGAAGGATTACCAGTAGGAACTATTAGATCATTACGTCATTTACAGAACGTCTTCTTAGGACAATATATCAGGAAGAATATGTCAAGACTAGGAATTGAGACGGCCTTTGGACTTCGTAGAAGGGTCAATGAAAGTTCGCGTCATCTAACAAcacgttggagaaccatgtgtagtgaaatggccaGAAGAGTAGATGAACGATATCTTATACTAGCTTTTATCAATGCTCTTTTTCCTACGGATTTATTATATACACAGATTTTCAGGATAAAAGACACCATCATAATGTCGGAGTTGCGTGAATTTCAAGAGGAGTATATTGCGGTTACTTGTACATTGCAGGGAAGTCAAGGAAAGAAAATTACAGAAATTGAACAAAAACTGGTAGCCATGGGTAGTGCATATCAGGAGGAGCTTGAAAGAGAATATAAAGAAAGACAATCCCATATTCgaggaagaaataataaaattcaaaGAATGGATAACCCTCCGGAAGGATATTAA
- the LOC113328533 gene encoding L-type lectin-domain containing receptor kinase IX.1-like: MAFFLAPFGSILPPNSSGGALGLLTSNTSQKNLATNQIVAVEFDSFKNRPYDPSSDHVGINVNSVVSAATVSLEDGSISDGRNANAWVTYNSTTERLSVFLSYGDNPVFNGSDSILFHIVDLSKVLPERITVGFSAATGRRTETHRVLSWQFNSTSELIDKKTGEGRTDGKGKGIATGLAVGLGVVLGIVGCGLGIAMFICWKKWRTSRKVADDARNNADSSMDYAFQNGTEPKRFSYNELVYATSNFDEGGKLGQGGFGGVYKGFLSDLSLNVAVKRVSQGSQQGKKEYQSEVKIISQLRNRNLVQLIGWCHEKNELLLVYEFMPNRSLDKHLFRGVNILTWETRYRIALGLASALSYLHEDWEQCVLHRDIKASNVMLDSEFNAKLGDFGLARLVDHAKGSKTTAVAGTRGYLAPECFKTRKSTKESDVYSFGIVALEIACGRRPVEATTGVSLVGWVWGLYGSGKLLDAADKKLNMEFNEVEMQQLMVVGLWCAHPDSKLRPLATQVIRVLKFESPLPKLPLELPNPVYRQAKASAPYFPSLTGLTNTLTGR, from the coding sequence ATGGCTTTTTTTCTTGCACCTTTCGGGTCTATACTTCCTCCAAATTCTTCGGGTGGCGCTCTTGGCTTGTTGACTTCGAACACATCACAAAAGAATTTGGCTACCAATCAAATTGTTGCGGTTGAGTTTGACAGTTTTAAAAACCGGCCATATGATCCAAGTTCAGATCATGTTGGTATCAATGTTAACTCGGTAGTATCAGCGGCTACTGTGTCATTGGAAGATGGTAGTATAAGTGATGGAAGAAATGCTAATGCTTGGGTAACTTATAATTCTACTACAGAAAGGTTAAGTGTTTTTCTAAGTTATGGTGATAATCCTGTTTTCAATGGGAGTGATTCTATTTTGTTTCACATTGTCGACCTAAGCAAGGTTCTACCAGAGCGGATTACTGTTGGATTTTCAGCGGCCACTGGCCGGAGAACTGAAACTCATCGAGTCCTTTCCTGGCAATTCAATTCCACTTCAGAACTAATCGATAAGAAAACTGGTGAAGGACGAACTGATGGTAAAGGGAAAGGTATTGCAACTGGATTGGCGGTTGGTCTTGGTGTTGTCCTGGGTATTGTAGGATGTGGGCTTGGTATTGCTATGTTCATCTGCTGGAAGAAGTGGCGTACCTCAAGGAAAGTTGCGGATGATGCTAGAAATAATGCCGACTCTTCAATGGACTATGCATTTCAGAATGGAACCGAACCAAAGAGGTTCTCATATAACGAACTAGTTTATGCAACATCTAACTTCGATGAGGGAGGAAAACTGGGGCAGGGTGGATTCGGAGGAGTGTACAAAGGTTTCTTGAGTGATCTGAGCTTAAATGTGGCTGTTAAAAGGGTATCACAAGGGTCACAACAAGGAAAAAAAGAATACCAGTCGGAAGTGAAGATTATTAGCCAATTACGAAATAGAAATCTGGTTCAGCTGATAGGTTGGTGCCACGAAAAAAATGAGTTACTTCTTGTGTACGAATTCATGCCAAACCGTAGCCTTGATAAACATTTATTTCGTGGGGTAAACATTCTTACCTGGGAAACCAGGTACAGAATAGCTCTTGGTTTAGCTTCTGCATTGTCATATCTACATGAAGATTGGGAACAATGTGTACTTCACAGAGATATTAAAGCAAGTAACGTAATGCTAGATTCAGAATTTAACGCCAAACTCGGGGACTTCGGTTTAGCAAGGCTGGTTGATCACGCGAAAGGATCAAAAACAACGGCTGTAGCAGGAACAAGGGGATACTTAGCACCTGAATGTTTTAAGACGCGTAAATCCACCAAGGAATCCGATGTCTATAGTTTTGGAATCGTTGCACTTGAGATTGCTTGTGGGAGGAGACCGGTTGAAGCAACAACGGGAGTCTCATTAGTAGGGTGGGTTTGGGGTCTTTACGGAAGTGGAAAGCTCTTGGACGCGGCTGATAAAAAATTAAATATGGAGTTCAATGAGGTAGAAATGCAACAGTTAATGGTTGTAGGATTATGGTGTGCTCATCCTGATTCTAAATTAAGGCCTTTGGCAACTCAAGTGATTCGTGTTCTTAAATTTGAATCTCCACTGCCTAAACTTCCACTTGAATTACCAAATCCGGTATATCGTCAAGCAAAAGCTTCCGCGCCTTACTTCCCATCATTAACTGGTCTTACCAATACACTCACGGGGAGATAG